The following proteins are co-located in the Plasmodium vinckei vinckei genome assembly, chromosome: PVVCY_11 genome:
- a CDS encoding fam-a protein encodes MNKFYIQISFFLLTIFVYVNNKTLATEIAPKTKIEQKTKIPSIPKIVSIIVSITLSKTESNTESNTESNTESKTVPQTESNTESKTVPQTESNTESKTVPQTESNTVPQTVPKTVSKTVPKNAPKTESKTKSKKKTKPSKHYPILKEICEKNKDLLCTNSEEFKQAVEFMNEAVEKLEYYAINENTYKLYRKKSDHRMDLYKTKNKDHAQVKKYYYSTYDLDKYNETMNKLRNSDRLNPFNTGDVKIVRVYNPNLVMIQQRYKKKLGSSQRYFYALATKVEISKDRTIIVMASGNINDHNPSSKEYKNTIVESANLFKTDIDSEEDIRKGKLKKTFVNIAGYLIEKREWRVDITYVESDSFLLI; translated from the exons ATGAATAagttttatattcaaatttctttttttcttttaaccATCTTCGTATATGTGAATAACAAAACCCTTGCAACTGAGATAGCTccaaaaacaaaaatcgaacaaaaaacaaaaatccCGTCAATACCAAAAATCGTATCAATAATCGTATCAATAACCTTATCAAAAACCGAATCAAATACCGAATCAAATACCGAATCAAATACCGAATCAAAAACCGTACCACAAACCGAATCAAATACCGAATCAAAAACCGTACCACAAACCGAATCAAATACCGAATCAAAAACCGTACCACAAACCGAATCAAATACCGTACCACAAACCGTACCAAAAACTGTATCAAAAACCGTACCAAAAAACGCGCCAAAAACCGAATCAAAAAccaaatcaaaaaaaaaaaccaaACCCTCAAAACATTATCCTAT TctaaaagaaatatgtgaaaaaaacaagGACCTGTTATGTACCAATTCAGAAGAATTTAAACAAGCGGTCGAATTTATGAACGAAGCGGTAGAAAAATTAGAATATTATGCTATAAATGAGAATacttataaattatatagaaaaaaatctGATCATCGTATGGAtctatataaaacaaaaaataaagaccATGCAcaagttaaaaaatattattattcaacTTATGATCTCGATAAG TATAATGAAACAATGAATAAGTTAAGGAATTCCGATCGCCTCAATCCTTTCAATACAGGCGATGTTAAAA ttgTTCGTGTGTACAATCCAAACTTAGTAATGATACAACAAcgttacaaaaaaaaattgggaTCCAGTCAGagatatttttatgctttAGCTACAAAGGTTGAA ATATCAAAAGACAGAACTATAATTGTCATGGCTTCaggaaatataaatgatcaCAATCCTTCCagtaaagaatataaaaacactATCGTAGAAAGTGCAAATTTATTCAAAACTGACATTGATTCTGAAGAAGATATtagaaaaggaaaattaaaaaagacaTTTGTTAACATAGCTGGATACCTCATTGAAAAAAGAGAATGGCGTGTTGATATCACCTATGTCGAATCT gattcatttttattaattt GA
- a CDS encoding PIR protein CIR protein, with amino-acid sequence MAQSNYNIKDVYKEISTVDGYFYMTEEGVFRVDEKYAKSIQYYCHYENRSANGNCGNDYFQLTSFGVIDLLKNLKNKYDLEDDKLGEYIILWLSYKLNIKQRDKLTDLNEFYTKYIEKNKYYNKKINGDGNSMTYKKIIDKIKDLMNIKEISKFNDPFGILLLFYYLININKLDCTIDSNNANEFVQKFEELNNDSNINGNPSYSKLLSTLSNDYNNLINNYDKIKSCNFPSISQVNLPNISGIGSGKDSGTDLGTDLGKDSGKDSGKDSGTNSGTDSGTNSETDSVDIPVKGSGPILGQTPEGTSSSSSILNTVIPGLSAFAIPVFLGVAYKYSLFGIDKLFQRQYIRKKLKKVKKEMKLNI; translated from the exons ATGGCACAgtcaaattataatattaaggATGTg taTAAAGAAATTAGTACGGTCGATggctatttttatatgacgGAGGAAGGTGTATTTAGAGTTGATGAAAAATACGCAAAATCAATCCAGTATTATTGTCATTACGAGAATCGATCAGCAAATGGTAATTGTGGTaatgattattttcaattgaCTAGTTTTGGTGTTATTGATTtgctaaaaaatttaaagaataaatatgatttaGAAGATGATAAACTTGGCgaatacattattttatggtTAAGTTATAAACTAAATATAAAGCAAAGAGATAAATTGACCGATTTAAACGAATTTTATACTAagtatatagaaaaaaataagtattataataagaaaataaatggtGATGGTAATAGTATGACttataagaaaattatagataaaataaaagatttgatgaatattaaagaaatatcTAAATTTAATGATCCATTtggtatattattattattttattatttaattaacaTAAATAAGTTAGATTGCACAATTGATTCGAATAATGCTAATGAATTTGTTCAAAAATTTGAAGAACTCAATAATGATTCTAATATTAATGGAAATCCTTCATACAGCAAGTTATTGTCTACATTATCAAATGATTATaacaatttaataaataattatgataaaattaaatcttGCAATTTTCCATCTATTTCACAAGTAAATCTCCCCAACATTTCTGGAATAGGTTCTGGAAAAGATTCTGGAACAGATTTGGGAACAGATTTGGGAAAAGATTCTGGAAAAGATTCTGGAAAAGATTCTGGAACAAATTCTGGAACAGATTCTGGAACAAATTCTGAAACAGATTCTGTAGACATTCCTGTAAAAGGTTCAGGACCAATATTGGGGCAGACTCCTGAAGGTACATCATCAAGTTCATCGATATTAAACACAGTAATTCCAGGTTTATCGGCATTTGCAATACCGGTTTTCTTGGGAGTTGCTTATAAg tattcattatttggaATTGATAAACTATTTCAAAGacaatatataagaaaaaaattaaaaaaagtaaagaaGGAAATGAAACTTAATATATGA
- a CDS encoding PIR protein CIR protein, with product MALSSYDLRKVYKDIYTIDYYFYENNNYQLIVNQNYRDLIHKYCHYGNTSGNDKCQNNYFQMASSVIIHLLETLKKKYDLEYDKLAEYAILWLIYKLNIYSKNTFKNLNDFYNSYIEKNEYYDKNIKGDGSPTYKEIINKKQDLMNMNIKELSKFDTPFYILFDLYYASNSQILNCREYSDYGKLFVQNFNELNNDPKNIENSSYSQILSTLSNDYKNLKNIYDNDQVKCIDFPSLPPLSPKKIPEKHFVQSTALSSEATSSSSSILNTVIPGLSTFSVIPVFLGVAYKYSLFGIDKLFQRQYIRKKFKKITKKMKLNI from the exons ATGGCACTGTCAAGTTATGATCTTAGGAAAGTg taTAAAGACATTTATACGATCGATTACTATTTCTATgagaataataattatcaaTTAATAGTTAATCAGAATTACAGAGATTTAATCCACAAATATTGTCATTATGGGAATACCTCAGGAAATGATAAAtgtcaaaataattattttcaaatggCTAGTTCtgttattattcatttgcTAGAAACGTTAAAGAAAAAGTATGATTTAGAATATGATAAACTTGCCGAATACGCTATTTTATGgttaatttataaactaaatatatattcaaaaaatacattCAAAAATCTAaatgatttttataacagttatatagaaaaaaatgagtatTATgataagaatataaaaggTGATGGTAGTCCAACTTATAaggaaattataaataaaaaacaagatttgatgaatatgaatattaaaGAACTATCTAAATTTGATACcccattttatatattatttgacTTGTATTATGCATCTAATAGTCAAATTTTGAATTGCAGAGAATATTCGGATTATGGTAAACTGTTTgttcaaaattttaatgaacTCAATAATGATCCTAAGAATATAGAAAACAGTTCATATAGTCAAATATTGTCTACATTATCaaatgattataaaaatttaaaaaatatatatgataatgaTCAAGTTAAATGTATCGATTTTCCATCTCTTCCACCATTATCCCCCAAAAAAATTCCTGAAAAACATTTTGTGCAATCTACTGCACTAAGTTCTGAAGCTACATCATCAAGTTCGTCGATATTAAACACAGTAATTCCAGGTTTATCGACATTTTCTGTAATACCAGTTTTCTTGGGAGTTGCTTATAAg tattcattatttggaATTGATAAACTATTTCAAAGacaatatataagaaaaaaatttaaaaaaataaccaAGAAAATGAAACTTAATATATGA
- a CDS encoding PIR protein CIR protein, with product MSKNWYYDIYTIDDYFWEDDNRQFRVNTKHKSIHNYCYNGINSSFDNSRKYLEMTKCSVIYLLKMLKENYKLEDDKLAEYAILFLSYKLKQHSQHKFIKLNDFYTNHIKNNNDYNKNIKDNGPTYKEIIDRKKNLMDIKEISKFNDPFVILFYLYYVFYDEYLNCTYNSNLAKRFAKEFEELSKDSKNIEESLYNKILSTLSDDYNKLKNIYGNKKSCNFIALPIIEPKKKPSENLAQNPVENRVEGSGKNSLENSVQHTALSPAEKFGQISLQPPEVISSSSSISTTLIPALSIVSAIPVFLGIAYKTIFKKKIKKSKDENET from the exons ATGTCTAAGAATTGg taTTATGACATTTATACGATCGATGACTATTTTTGGGAGGATGATAATCGTCAATTTAGAGTTAATACAAAACACAAATCAATCCACAACTATTGTTATAACGGGATTAACTCATCATTTGATAATTCTCGTAAATATCTTGAAATGACTAAATGTAgtgttatttatttgctaaaaatgttaaaggaaaattataaattagaAGATGATAAACTTGCCGAATAcgctattttatttttaagttaTAAACTAAAACAACATTCACAACATAAATTCATcaaattaaatgatttttatactaatcatataaaaaataataatgattataataagaatataaaagataatGGTCCGACTTATAAGGAAATTATagatagaaaaaaaaatttgatggatattaaagaaatatctaaatttaatgatccatttgtaatattattttatttgtattatgtattttatgATGAATATTTGAATTGCACATATAATTCGAATCTTGCTAAAAGGTTTGCTAAGGAATTTGAAGAACTCAGTAAAGATTCTAAGAATATAGAAGAaagtttatataataaaatattgtcTACATTATCAGATGATTATAAcaagttaaaaaatatatatggtaataaaaaatcttGCAATTTTATAGCTCTTCCAATAATAGAACCTAAAAAAAAGCCTTCAGAAAATCTTGCACAAAATCCTGTAGAAAATCGTGTAGAAGGTTCTGGAAAAAATTCTCTAGAAAATTCTGTACAACATACTGCACTAAGTCCTGCAGAAAAATTTGGACAAATATCTCTGCAGCCTCCTGAAGTTATATCATCAAGTTCGTCGATATCAACCACATTAATTCCAGCTTTATCGATAGTTTCTGCAATACCGGTTTTCTTGGGAATTGCTTATAAG ACAatatttaagaaaaaaattaaaaaaagtaaagaCGAAAATGAAACTTAA
- a CDS encoding PIR protein CIR protein, with the protein MSEGVCKIFLKVDNAFKKNGKPDLKKINTNAKYLKYCPMNIEGVYKCEDDIKGINTMCMYLFTELFNRSLDTQKHENNDSQYVEYVMMWLGYRLFHAESYSSTNFMDFYNNNILKSHLTYTFDNKINKKKQLLDANLYYMSRLYQLFNEMCHITLKYSKNNLYMKEMKNDSVRFYNNYKSLYDYINECDSYLSLLNNLKTQYENLKNSLIKDKRNRRYVSVISVNLKNLPHTRQANKTSTIGFDCPKCKKINSNIEKINPKAMPKLPKPKSAGSSPQSQKVPVPATSKKPEPVKPKPATLSQKSDPKPPSPPQQVSAPAPTSPAKPESVKTKAETSLPSESSQQPEKHPPSSPPVQPPVLTTPIQKGSPDSQGVSNSAVDQLSDQGNKSKDSDSDKRNTSSEMGKQGGDIEHKPEQSQDGEQQNSGSKLGDSSGGTGDPPSEPHPPSQDGKSDIKNSLNQSETSSISEGSFGFVPSFLSLLSNGTKIFNRASDFIDQNQQRINDAKDKISGAYKDAMDNLKSIYSASNDYFNSIIDNITTELNQVNTPKSGSSGGNLPQSSDQSKKIGDSLPPQPSDPPIIPPNPSQKKQSSPQTLSTTPLPKQTDTSTQKTNAQINVQLLKSQNSDPISRTHGNIIPTTWNGSGECKPEIKFMNATLVCCTSEQCSLTRVSVTLILIPIILLIVYKDEKTKTGYKFSWQKKRSTIKYIQTHAR; encoded by the exons ATGTCTGAGGGAGTG tgtaaaatatttctaaaaGTTGATAATGCTTTTAAGAAGAATGGAAAACCtgatttgaaaaaaataaatacaaatgcTAAATACCTGAAGTATTGCCCTATGAATATCGAAGGAGTATATAAATGTGAAGACGATATTAAAGGAATTAATACTATGTGcatgtatttatttactgAATTATTCAATCGTAGCTTGGACACACAGAAacatgaaaataatgatagcCAATATGTTGAATACGTTATGATGTGGTTAGGCTATAGATTGTTTCATGCAGAAAGTTATAGTTCAACAAATTTTAtggatttttataataataatatattgaaaTCGCATCTAACATATACATTtgacaataaaataaataaaaaaaagcagTTGTTGGATGCCaatctttattatatgagtCGACTGTATCAGTTATTTAATGAAATGTGCCATATCACTTtgaaatattcaaaaaataatctcTATATGaaagaaatgaaaaatgatTCTGTAagattttataataattataaaagtcTTTATGATTATATTAACGAATGTGATTCATATCTtagtttattaaataatttaaagaCGCAATacgaaaatttaaaaaattctcTTATTAAAGATAAACGAAATCGTCGTTATGTAAGTGTAATAAGtgttaatttaaaaaatcttCCTCATACAAGGCAAGCAAACAAAACATCTACAATTGGATTTGATTGCCcaaaatgcaaaaaaataaattcaaatatcgaaaaaataaacccCAAAGCTATGCCAAAACTTCCAAAACCTAAATCAGCGGGATCATCACCACAATCACAAAAAGTACCTGTACCAGCAACATCTAAAAAACCAGAACCTGTAAAGCCTAAACCAGCAACGTTATCACAAAAATCGGACCCCAAACCACCATCACCCCCGCAACAAGTATCGGCACCAGCACCAACGTCACCTGCAAAACCGGAATCTGTAAAAACTAAAGCAGAAACATCACTACCTTCAGAATCATCACAACAACCAGAAAAACACCCCCCATCATCACCACCAGTACAACCACCAGTATTGACCACACCGATTCAAAAGGGATCACCCGATTCTCAAGGTGTATCAAATTCTGCAGTGGATCAACTATCAGATCAAGGGAATAAATCAAAAGATTCAGATAGCGACAAACGTAACACATCAAGTGAAATGGGAAAACAAGGAGGTGACATAGAGCATAAACCAGAACAATCACAAGATGGCGAACAGCAAAATTCAGGCTCTAAACTAGGAGATTCGAGTGGTGGAACAGGTGATCCCCCATCAGAACCACATCCACCAAGTCAAGACGGCAAAtcagatataaaaaattcactAAATCAATCAGAAACATCAAGTATATCAGAAGGATCTTTTGGATTCGTTCCCTCATTTCTTAGTCTCCTTTCAAATGGAAcgaaaatttttaatagagCTTCCGATTTTATTGATCAAAATCAGCAAAGGATTAATGATGCTAAGGACAAAATCAGTGGTGCATATAAAGACGCTAtggataatttaaaaagtatttACAGTGCATCTAATGATTATTTTAACAGCAttattgataatataactACCGAACTTAATCAAGTTAACACTCCTAAATCAGGCAGCTCAGGAGGTAACTTACCACAAAGTAGTGAtcaatcaaaaaaaattggagATTCACTACCACCGCAACCATCCGATCCACCAATTATACCGCCAAATCCATcgcaaaaaaaacaatcaTCTCCACAAACACTGTCTACCACACCGCTCCCCAAGCAAACCGATACATCTACTCAAAAAACAAATGCCCAAATAAATGTTCAATTGTTAAAATCACAAAATTCTGACCCCATTTCAAGAACCCACGGGAATATAATTCCAACTACATGGAATGGATCAGGGGAGTGTAAAcctgaaataaaatttatgaatGCCACATTAGTGTGCTGCACATCTGAGCAGTGTAGTTTAACTAGAGTTTCGGTTACACTTATTTTAATAcccattattttattaattgtatataag GACGAAAAAACTAAAACCGGTTATAAATTCAGTtggcaaaaaaaaagatccactattaaatatatacaaactcATGCAAGATGA
- a CDS encoding PIR protein CIR protein, with protein MDPNGVCESFLVADKLINGEDAFTTMEEFRKKPEFYEHCPKRKCVTDKDDIGALSTYLFLKLNAFKNNENAEYFLMWLSDKLFKMHKEGKKKSQIKPITLDMAYKMYLERDLGYFRYWNILGNIDGLKNANLRHMNEFYKLLNHICKTIIYLKYDHNKSPNPLQNSTNSSNQYMLLYQNVSKCNSYLHLLDNLKKTYDKFRITVKEMNPNLAIYLQTLTTIENADSYFAENFTKFDFSDPKCKLQYDKNILTKYLQAKAQEKQKDSGANGDSNKQNSQPQSSVDRTPNPSAETGGSPTTPDNGDDTLKSKDKAVDDGQNKENPKGNEQTDPGSDTGNKTSPQIEPSNPSDSNSHTLTTGTNQGSESGGGLVDSQGDKVGTGDGSIDKLDGDKINQGGSGGINDGKGDKDINKEGTCSGACDGQGSPNPASVNPSSAPENSGDGSKPSGDQGATKSSGTFYGYWSSNWGNRLNPLNYLPSVSEIYETQKSILTSASNKISNAYNSAVTTTKDIYNSVVTNINNAYTASTNYINDAVNSMTSQLNPFGNFTSGDNQFGSGSLGNGSSTGGNPLKTTQIPKPDPNSPSAPSQTLSQPPTNQVQDPSKPKSNQTQDPSQPKSDQTQDPSQPPSSPKQLSSPPVSQDTLQNDASNIVHQPDPNDGKGVQTMTITKDTLPSSSTGPSNTENGSTNGTVVKMIEKSLIWCIASNKNCDVLSVGIISISIFAFLTIIYKYLSLGCTRKSKRKKNIKKVINSIGGKRPVQIIIKSYDRNKDLKPVINSVGRKKDPLLNIYKLMQADPIPFINLFFLLIFFVYKKKFNYLEL; from the exons ATGGACCCAAATGGAGtg TGTGAGTCATTTCTTGTAGCTGATAAGCTTATTAATGGTGAAGATGCCTTTACTACAATGGAGGAATTTAGGAAAAAACCAGAATTCTATGAACATTGTCCTAAAAGAAAATGTGTAACAGATAAAGACGATATTGGTGCTTTGAGCacgtatttatttttgaaattaaATGCATTTAAAAACAACGAAAATgcagaatattttttgatgtGGCTAAgtgataaattatttaagaTGCACAAAGAaggcaaaaaaaaaagccaAATCAAACCAATCACTTTAGATATGGCTTACAAGATGTATTTAGAGAGAGATTTGGGATATTTTAGATATTGGAATATTTTAGGTAATATAGATGGTTTGAAAAATGCTAATCTTAGGCATATGAACGAATTTTATAAGTTACTTAACcatatatgtaaaacaattatatatctTAAATATGATCATAATAAATCTCCGAACCCTCTCCAGAATTCTACCAATAGTTCTAATCAATATATGCTCCTTTATCAAAATGTTTCTAAATGTAATTCATATCTTCATTTATtagataatttaaaaaaaacatatgacAAATTTAGAATTACTGTTAAGGAAATGAATCCAAATTTAGCAATTTATCTCCAAACACTTACAACGATAGAAAATGCCGATTCATATTTTGCGGAAAATTTTACCAAATTTGACTTCAGTGATCCAAAATGTAAATTacaatatgataaaaatatactcacaaaatatttacaagCAAAAGCTCAAGAGAAGCAAAAAGATAGTGGAGCCAATGGGGATAGCAATAAGCAAAACAGTCAACCACAAAGTTCAGTGGATCGAACACCAAATCCCTCCGCGGAAACAGGAGGTTCACCAACCACACCTGACAATGGAGATGATACATTAAAAAGTAAAGATAAAGCAGTAGACGATGGTCAAAACAAAGAAAACCCTAAAGGGAATGAACAAACAGATCCAGGGAGTGACACAGGAAATAAAACGAGTCCCCAAATCGAACCAAGCAATCCAAGCGATTCAAACAGTCATACCTTAACTACAGGTACCAATCAAGGAAGTGAATCAGGAGGTGGATTGGTTGATTCGCAAGGTGATAAAGTAGGTACAGGCGATGGGTCTATTGATAAATTAGATGGggataaaataaatcaagGAGGATCAGGAGGTATAAATGATGGAAAGGGCGATAAAGACATCAATAAAGAAGGTACATGTAGTGGAGCATGTGACGGTCAAGGATCCCCAAATCCTGCTTCAGTAAATCCAAGTAGTGCACCTGAGAATTCAGGTGATGGGTCAAAACCATCAGGGGACCAGGGTGCAACAAAATCATCAGGAACATTCTATGGATATTGGTCAAGCAATTGGGGAAATCGTTTAAACCccttaaattatttacctAGTGTTTctgaaatatatgaaacTCAAAAGAGCATTTTAACAAGCGCCAGTAACAAGATCAgtaatgcatataatagTGCTGTGACCACTACAAaagatatttataatagCGTTGTGaccaatataaataatgcatACACTGCATCTACTAATTACATTAATGATGCTGTTAATAGTATGACTAGCCAGTTGAATCCATTCGGTAATTTTACATCAGGTGATAATCAATTTGGGTCAGGTAGTTTAGGGAATGGTTCGTCCACAGGCGGCAACCCATTAAAGACAACGCAAATTCCAAAACCAGATCCAAATTCACCATCAGCGCCATCGCAAACTCTATCACAACCACCGACTAATCAAGTACAAGATCCATCAAAACCAAAGTCTAATCAAACACAAGACCCATCACAACCAAAATCTGACCAAACACAAGACCCATCACAACCGCCATCTTCCCCAAAGCAACTTAGCTCTCCACCCGTTTCCCAAGATACACTTCAGAACGATGCATCTAACATAGTGCATCAGCCTGATCCAAACGACGGAAAAGGAGTTCAAACAATGACAATTACTAAAGATACATTACCAAGTTCTAGCACGGGTCCATCAAACACAGAGAATGGAAGCACAAATGGAACAGTTGTTAAAATGATCGAAAAATCATTAATATGGTGTATAgcatcaaataaaaattgtgaCGTACTGAGTGTTGGTATTATAAGCATTTCAATATTTGCTTTTTTAACAATCATATATAAG TATCTATCACTTGGGTGTACAAGAAAGTcgaagagaaaaaaaaacataaaaaaggtTATAAATTCAATTGGAGGGAAAAGACCGgttcaaataattataaaatcataTGATAGGAACAAAGACCTAAAACCGGTTATAAATTCAGTTGGTAGAAAAAAAGAtccattattaaatatatacaaacttATGCAGGCTGATCCTAtaccatttattaatttattttttttgttaattttttttgtttataaaaaaaaatttaattatttagaattatga
- a CDS encoding PIR protein CIR protein, with protein sequence MDKNVCNLFIKVDELFIKEKVKENEFNKSYTNFCHKGVCSTNYDRIGALCEYLLTELQKFNKKPKESKDNANQNYEFVFMWLANKFLNITHDISYSINDYYEEFLVNHKDNFNYWNELDSKKYLKGSNLSVMSAFYYLFMNICNAMVKNSISNFDIKKFKTYDFEYYKSYNLINDEKNKCYPYIQLLTDLKTKYDEYRNLAIKEVLKKDNYNLTFLPIGNDDSQKDLLFQSNGCIKLHEFFGQPRQKPKPKIPPDGSETKKESQPSNIGEELNFEKIKDYSVQIFDKYSPQFIHTATSIENHIRDMVRYNFINIVGIGSKYIKAIENVKLPKFQILGPNNKEKESEKSKKEKVEPPTPPQTTGGTTLCSDNILSKVLNVPGCNLIGLNTNITRLLSFKFEGNQVAIIALTVVSITIVLAIVYWYLYYGCGKPMKKKKMGNKIINLVDEKGRAKRIISPIDRKRGVKTNIDSDYEEKTTIVIINPYDEKNISIQRIKPPSLKITLLNTYKHIYVNPSPFINLFFLLIFFVYKRKRDTIE encoded by the exons ATGGACAAAAATGTG tgcaatttatttattaaagttGATGAGCTTTTCATCAAGGAGAAGGTcaaagaaaatgaatttaataaatcgTATACAAATTTTTGTCATAAAGGAGTATGCAGCACAAATTATGATAGAATTGGTGCCTTATGCGAATATTTACTTACGGAATTgcaaaaatttaataaaaaaccaAAGGAGAGTAAAGATAATGCTAATCAGAATTATGAATTCGTTTTTATGTGGTTAGCTAACAAATTTCTTAATATAACTCATGACATTTCCTACAGTATAAATGATTACTATGAGGAGTTTTTAGTTAATCATAaagataattttaattattggAACGAATTggatagtaaaaaatatttgaaggGTAGTAATCTTTCTGTTATGTCtgcattttattatttatttatgaatatatgtaatgCAATGGTGAAAAATAGTATATCCaattttgatataaaaaagtttaaGACGTATgattttgaatattataaaagctataatttaattaacgatgagaaaaataaatgttatCCATACATTCAATTATTGActgatttaaaaacaaaatatgatGAATATAGAAACTTAGCTATTAAGgaagttttaaaaaaagataattaCAATTTAACTTTTTTGCCAATAGGTAATGATGATAGTCAGAAAGATTTGTTATTTCAAAGTAATGGGTGTATAAAATTGCATGAATTTTTTGGACAACCTCGCCAAAAACCTAAACCAAAAATCCCACCAGATGGCTCAGAAACTAAAAAGGAAAGCCAGCCATCAAATATTGGTGAAGAATTAAATTTTGAGAAAATTAAAGATTATTCTGTACAAATTTTCGATAAATATAGTCCACAATTTATTCATACCGCTACTAGTATTGAGAATCACATACGTGATATGGTaagatataattttattaatattgttgGTATAGGttccaaatatataaaagctatagaaaatgtaaaattgCCAAAATTTCAGATTCTAGgaccaaataataaagaaaaagaatctgaaaaatcaaaaaaagaaaaagtagAACCTCCAACACCACCACAAACTACTGGGGGAACCACATTATGTTcggataatatattatcaaaagTATTGAATGTCCCAGGATGTAATTTAATTGgattaaatacaaatataacaaGATTGTTgtcatttaaatttgaaGGAAATCAAGTAGCTATTATAGCTCTCACAGTTGTTTCAATAACTATTGTTTTAGCAATTGTGTATTGG tatttatattatggaTGTGGAAAACCcatgaagaagaaaaaaatgggaaacaaaattataaatttagttGATGAAAAAGGAAGGGCAAAGAGAATTATAAGCCCAATTGATCGGAAAAGGGGtgtaaaaacaaatatagaTTCAGattatgaagaaaaaacaacaatagttattataaatccatatgatgaaaaaaatatatcaatacAAAGAATAAAACCTCCCTCTCTCAAAAtaacattattaaatacatacaaacatatatatgttaatcCTTCTCCATTTAttaacttattttttttgttaattttttttgtctataAAAGAAAACGAGATACCATAGaatga